In the Advenella kashmirensis WT001 genome, one interval contains:
- a CDS encoding trimeric intracellular cation channel family protein, with product MIILSVLYVVAIIAESMTAALAAGRRSMDWLGVCLLGCITALGGGSVRDIVLDHHPLTWVAHPHYLIITTVAALATIAVARIMHRLYHLFLFLDAVGLVVFTIIGCNVALELKLPLVIVIISGMLTGCVGGVLRDILCNDIPLLFRSELYASVSIMTGLLYVAGLHFGLNHELVMTIALLSGLSLRMLALRFKWNMPKFIYNRDGH from the coding sequence ATGATTATCCTGTCCGTACTTTATGTCGTCGCTATTATTGCCGAATCCATGACCGCTGCGCTGGCGGCCGGTCGCCGCAGCATGGACTGGCTCGGCGTGTGCCTGCTGGGATGTATTACTGCGTTGGGCGGCGGATCAGTTCGGGATATTGTTCTGGACCATCATCCATTGACCTGGGTTGCGCATCCGCATTATCTGATCATCACCACCGTGGCTGCCCTGGCCACCATCGCGGTGGCGCGCATCATGCATCGCCTATATCACCTGTTTCTATTCCTGGACGCAGTGGGGCTCGTCGTATTTACCATCATCGGCTGCAATGTGGCGCTGGAGCTGAAGCTGCCGTTGGTAATTGTGATTATTTCGGGGATGCTCACCGGCTGCGTGGGCGGCGTTCTGCGCGATATCCTGTGCAACGATATCCCTCTGCTGTTTCGCAGCGAACTGTATGCAAGCGTATCGATCATGACCGGCTTGTTGTATGTTGCCGGCCTGCATTTTGGTCTGAATCATGAGCTGGTCATGACCATTGCGCTGCTGTCGGGTCTGAGCCTGCGTATGCTGGCCTTGCGCTTCAAGTGGAATATGCCCAAATTCATTTACAACCGCGATGGGCACTGA
- a CDS encoding amino acid permease, which yields MDIESKNQLQHSLKPRHMSMIALGGVIGAGLFVGSSVVVKNAGPAALISFLITGILIILVMRMLGEMASSLPVVGSFYEYARSAFREQPGKAEFAGFMTGWMYWYFWVIVVAIEAIAGAKLIQFWLPNIPSWEISLTLMAVLTVTNLFSVKSYGEFEFWFSSIKVAAIVVFLFLSGLFLLGMWPNHQAVGLGEMLNHGGFMPNGWGPVLSGAVAATGFYFGAEIVTIAAAETADPAKSVAKATNSVISRVLFFYVGSVFFVVCLVPWNSEAISTPYVSALQVMQIPYAPHIMNAVILVAVLSCLNSGLYAASRMIFALTRNGDAPQALARVSENGVPIRAIIFSTLFGYAAIVVSYYSPDGIFPFLVESYGTVALVVYILIAVSHIRLRRRMEQNCPERIRVRMWCFPYLSYLAIAGMLSILGAMAFLPEQKKAFWFGLISLVICALGFLLSRYWRKEKTFEPAITRGVLER from the coding sequence ATGGATATTGAAAGTAAAAACCAGCTGCAGCACTCGTTAAAGCCGCGGCATATGTCAATGATTGCACTTGGCGGTGTGATCGGAGCCGGGCTGTTTGTTGGCAGTTCGGTCGTGGTAAAAAATGCAGGCCCGGCGGCCCTTATTTCGTTTCTGATTACCGGCATCCTGATTATTCTGGTCATGCGCATGCTCGGCGAAATGGCTTCCTCGCTACCGGTCGTCGGCTCGTTTTACGAATACGCCCGCAGCGCTTTCCGCGAGCAACCTGGCAAGGCCGAGTTTGCCGGCTTTATGACCGGCTGGATGTACTGGTACTTCTGGGTGATTGTGGTGGCGATCGAAGCGATTGCCGGCGCCAAGCTCATCCAGTTCTGGCTGCCCAATATTCCTTCCTGGGAAATCAGTCTCACGCTGATGGCCGTTCTGACCGTTACCAATCTGTTCTCGGTCAAATCCTATGGAGAATTCGAGTTCTGGTTCTCCTCGATCAAGGTGGCCGCGATTGTGGTGTTTCTGTTTCTGAGCGGGCTGTTCCTGCTGGGTATGTGGCCCAACCATCAGGCGGTGGGGCTGGGTGAAATGCTCAATCACGGCGGCTTCATGCCCAATGGCTGGGGGCCCGTACTATCCGGCGCCGTCGCGGCAACAGGCTTTTATTTCGGCGCGGAAATTGTCACCATTGCCGCTGCAGAAACTGCCGATCCGGCCAAGTCCGTGGCCAAGGCAACTAATTCGGTTATCAGCCGCGTGCTATTCTTTTATGTCGGTTCGGTATTTTTCGTCGTCTGCCTGGTGCCCTGGAACTCCGAGGCCATCTCCACCCCTTATGTAAGCGCACTGCAGGTCATGCAGATCCCTTACGCACCGCACATCATGAACGCAGTCATTCTGGTGGCCGTGCTCTCATGTCTGAACTCAGGCCTTTATGCCGCTTCTCGCATGATATTTGCCCTAACCCGCAACGGTGATGCACCACAGGCGCTGGCCCGCGTGTCGGAAAACGGTGTGCCGATACGCGCCATTATTTTTTCCACGCTGTTCGGCTATGCGGCTATTGTCGTGTCTTACTACTCCCCCGACGGTATTTTTCCATTTCTCGTGGAGTCTTATGGCACGGTGGCATTGGTGGTCTATATCCTGATTGCCGTATCCCACATCAGGTTGCGCAGAAGAATGGAACAGAACTGCCCCGAACGTATCCGGGTTCGCATGTGGTGCTTTCCGTATCTGAGTTATCTGGCCATTGCCGGTATGCTCAGCATCCTTGGCGCCATGGCGTTTTTGCCCGAGCAGAAAAAGGCGTTCTGGTTCGGCCTGATCAGTCTTGTTATCTGCGCGCTAGGCTTTCTATTGTCCAGATACTGGCGCAAGGAAAAGACATTTGAACCAGCGATCACTCGCGGAGTGCTGGAACGCTAG
- a CDS encoding Bug family tripartite tricarboxylate transporter substrate binding protein, which yields MLKRIGPWLLAAGLLPATLTAWAQPARFTEPVTLTVGYVPGGASDNAARILARALAKEIGVPVIVENKPGGGGRIAAADLKNTKKGVNVLMLGNPAVTVIAPIVFSDLNYNPQADFKPVSLITDYSFALGVPASSKVNTVEQFVQWAKANPQQLNIGVPATGSLPHFFGLMLADKLGLKPEIVGYKGSSQLLTDLAGANIPVAIDTLDTFIPMAKSGKVKVLGVSSEKRDDSLPDVAPFHESGIDIRATGWNAVFAPSSMDDEVVTYLGDAISKVMGDATVQKEIRSVNLVPVQANAEQTRKAIDAFRQQWEPVVRDSGFKVGK from the coding sequence ATGTTGAAACGTATCGGGCCATGGTTGCTGGCTGCCGGGTTGCTGCCGGCGACGCTGACCGCATGGGCGCAGCCGGCCAGGTTTACGGAGCCGGTCACCCTGACGGTCGGGTATGTTCCCGGCGGGGCAAGCGATAACGCAGCGAGGATTCTGGCCAGGGCGCTGGCCAAGGAAATCGGGGTTCCCGTCATTGTGGAAAACAAACCAGGGGGCGGAGGCAGGATTGCTGCGGCTGACCTGAAAAATACAAAAAAAGGTGTGAACGTTCTGATGTTGGGCAACCCTGCGGTCACTGTGATTGCGCCGATTGTTTTTTCGGATCTCAATTACAACCCGCAAGCCGATTTCAAACCAGTCTCTCTTATCACCGACTATAGTTTTGCGCTTGGCGTGCCGGCCTCCAGCAAGGTCAATACAGTCGAGCAGTTCGTGCAATGGGCCAAGGCCAACCCGCAGCAGCTTAACATCGGCGTGCCTGCAACGGGTAGCCTGCCGCACTTTTTTGGTCTCATGCTGGCCGACAAACTCGGGCTGAAGCCGGAAATTGTCGGATACAAAGGGTCATCGCAATTGCTCACAGATCTGGCGGGCGCCAATATTCCGGTTGCCATCGATACGCTGGATACTTTCATTCCCATGGCCAAAAGCGGCAAGGTGAAGGTGCTGGGTGTTTCCAGCGAAAAGCGGGACGACAGCCTGCCCGATGTTGCGCCATTTCACGAGTCCGGGATCGATATCCGCGCGACAGGCTGGAATGCCGTTTTTGCGCCGTCCTCCATGGATGACGAGGTTGTGACGTATCTGGGCGATGCCATCAGTAAAGTCATGGGTGATGCGACAGTTCAGAAAGAAATCCGCTCGGTCAATCTCGTTCCGGTACAGGCCAATGCCGAGCAAACGCGCAAGGCCATTGATGCATTCAGGCAGCAATGGGAACCGGTAGTTCGCGATTCCGGCTTCAAGGTAGGCAAGTAA
- a CDS encoding thermonuclease family protein, with product MTTEILRCLIAILVIAPAPSVFAATWLEGWVVGVSDGDTLTILDQARQQHKIRMAQIDAPESGMPYGRAAKKFLSDAVYRRTVMVQAGERDRYGRVLGTVYLDQKNINMQMVANGYAWAYRNYVTDTAYCEAEDLARRLRRGLWAEKEPVPPWQWRRLKQR from the coding sequence ATGACAACTGAAATATTGCGCTGTCTGATAGCGATTCTTGTGATCGCACCGGCACCGTCGGTGTTCGCGGCCACCTGGCTTGAAGGCTGGGTAGTAGGAGTTTCTGACGGCGATACGTTAACCATCCTGGATCAGGCCAGGCAACAGCACAAAATCCGGATGGCTCAGATTGACGCACCGGAATCGGGCATGCCATATGGGCGCGCTGCCAAAAAGTTTTTGTCTGATGCCGTTTATCGCAGGACCGTGATGGTGCAGGCGGGTGAGCGGGACCGCTATGGACGGGTGCTTGGCACCGTTTATCTGGATCAAAAAAATATCAATATGCAAATGGTAGCCAATGGCTACGCATGGGCCTATCGTAACTATGTTACAGACACTGCGTATTGCGAAGCGGAAGATCTGGCCCGACGCCTGCGTCGCGGCTTATGGGCTGAAAAAGAACCGGTACCGCCCTGGCAGTGGCGTCGCCTGAAACAACGCTAA
- a CDS encoding type II toxin -antitoxin system TacA 1-like antitoxin, with translation MNTQSTNRRRDACNLRIKNDDIMLIDRAASARGMTRSDFIVVAAREAARSALHSGAPAALAPETKLESIR, from the coding sequence ATGAATACGCAATCGACCAACCGCAGACGCGATGCATGCAATCTGCGTATCAAAAATGACGATATTATGCTGATCGATCGCGCTGCCAGCGCGCGCGGCATGACGCGCAGCGACTTTATCGTCGTAGCGGCAAGGGAAGCGGCCCGTAGCGCCTTGCATTCAGGCGCCCCGGCAGCACTGGCGCCCGAAACCAAGCTTGAGAGCATACGTTAA
- a CDS encoding glycosyltransferase family 4 protein: MKILYTNFHTSPGIGGHTSYISRLIAGLAPHHDIGVAVPAQSALYRIANAMTGVQTYAQDYPSKLPQLPAAAAHLRNILRNGQYDVVHVNGTADHRLVMLAMLGLRRKPAIIFTKHNDHATDSIGSRLRARFGTDHCIAVCDFVADQLAGGPYDRAGITTVHNGINTDYFSAHNGGDFRSMRQSILGSAEDSRILLGSNAGTTEYKGWIDMVRALAQLDPRQIDRLHIAVAGPRAPQKLLDEVQQLGMNRHISFVGDLDDVRPFIAAIDVGFVLSYRVETISFACREMMAMGKPVIVTRQGGLPENIDADTDGWVIPPRDPQALAALLAQIVQGHYDLRAMGLAARSKSELRFDQEKFISATETVYRQALQSRARPHQAATIS, from the coding sequence ATGAAAATACTGTATACCAACTTTCACACCAGCCCCGGCATTGGGGGCCATACGTCTTACATTAGCAGGTTGATCGCCGGCCTGGCCCCTCATCACGATATCGGCGTTGCCGTTCCTGCCCAAAGCGCCCTCTACCGTATTGCAAATGCAATGACCGGAGTCCAGACATACGCCCAGGATTACCCCAGTAAACTACCCCAATTGCCAGCCGCAGCCGCTCACCTGCGCAATATTCTGCGCAACGGTCAATATGATGTAGTTCACGTTAACGGGACTGCGGATCACCGGCTGGTCATGCTTGCCATGCTGGGGTTGCGTCGCAAGCCTGCAATCATTTTCACCAAGCACAACGACCATGCAACCGACTCTATCGGCTCACGGCTGCGCGCCCGTTTCGGGACCGATCACTGCATTGCCGTATGTGATTTTGTCGCCGATCAGCTGGCTGGCGGCCCTTACGATCGGGCCGGCATCACCACTGTGCACAATGGCATTAATACCGATTACTTCAGCGCCCACAACGGCGGCGATTTTCGCTCGATGCGCCAATCCATTCTGGGCTCAGCCGAAGATTCTCGCATTCTGCTGGGCAGCAATGCAGGTACGACAGAGTACAAGGGCTGGATAGACATGGTGCGGGCGCTGGCGCAGCTGGACCCGCGCCAGATCGATCGCCTGCATATTGCGGTCGCCGGCCCCCGCGCCCCGCAAAAACTGCTGGATGAAGTGCAACAACTGGGCATGAACAGGCACATCAGCTTCGTCGGCGATCTGGACGATGTCCGACCCTTTATCGCCGCCATCGATGTCGGTTTCGTCCTATCCTATCGTGTTGAAACAATATCATTCGCATGCCGTGAGATGATGGCCATGGGCAAACCGGTCATCGTGACCCGGCAAGGCGGGCTTCCCGAAAATATTGACGCCGACACGGACGGCTGGGTGATTCCCCCGCGCGATCCGCAAGCGTTGGCCGCCCTGCTGGCGCAAATTGTTCAGGGCCATTACGACCTGCGCGCTATGGGACTGGCGGCCCGCAGCAAAAGTGAACTGCGTTTCGACCAGGAAAAATTCATCAGCGCGACGGAAACTGTGTATCGCCAGGCTCTGCAAAGCCGCGCACGCCCACATCAGGCCGCAACCATTAGTTAG
- a CDS encoding M20/M25/M40 family metallo-hydrolase → MKHKPRPSQSHTTGWQLATGTVLALAAGVVLAAPVAKVHDLAKSEQQAYLDTLRDLVHIESGSRDIEGVTKIAGFVADRLKQLGAETQIIEPADVYRMDDTPEKTGPVVHATIKGSGQSKIMMIAHMDTVYQKGDLKNQPFRVEGDKAYGLGIADDKQGVAAILHVVDMLKKLNYKQFGTVTVVLNSDEEISSPGARALITKFAEDQDAVFSFEGGGKDGGVRLATSGIGAAYLKVQGKSSHAGARPEGGVNSLYELAHQVLQMKDLSRPEEGLKLNWTLAKVGTVRNMIPPEATAQADARALKVQDFDALEKAMQEKIKNKLLPESKVELKFEVRRPPLEASQMSRKLAAHAQGIYKNELELDMSVADKATGGGTDAAFAAVKTRGGVVEGFGLSGFGAHSNNAEYVQIPTIAPRLYLATRMIMDISEGKMTP, encoded by the coding sequence ATGAAACACAAACCCAGACCGTCACAATCACACACTACAGGATGGCAACTGGCCACCGGTACCGTGCTGGCACTGGCTGCCGGCGTCGTGCTGGCTGCGCCCGTGGCCAAGGTTCATGACCTGGCCAAGAGCGAACAGCAGGCCTATCTGGATACGCTGCGTGATCTGGTGCACATTGAGTCCGGCAGCCGGGATATTGAAGGGGTCACGAAAATAGCGGGGTTTGTGGCTGACCGGCTTAAGCAACTAGGCGCAGAAACGCAAATCATCGAACCTGCAGATGTCTATCGTATGGACGACACGCCCGAGAAAACCGGGCCGGTGGTGCATGCAACCATCAAGGGGAGCGGGCAATCAAAAATCATGATGATAGCGCATATGGATACCGTGTACCAGAAAGGCGACCTGAAAAACCAGCCGTTTCGTGTCGAAGGCGACAAGGCTTATGGTCTGGGTATTGCCGATGACAAACAGGGTGTGGCGGCCATCCTGCACGTGGTTGATATGCTGAAAAAGTTGAACTACAAGCAGTTTGGGACGGTCACTGTGGTCTTGAATTCTGATGAGGAGATCAGCTCTCCGGGCGCCCGTGCGCTGATCACGAAATTTGCCGAAGACCAGGATGCAGTGTTCTCGTTTGAGGGTGGTGGCAAAGACGGCGGCGTACGGCTGGCAACCAGCGGTATCGGCGCGGCGTATCTGAAAGTCCAAGGCAAATCGTCTCATGCGGGAGCACGGCCGGAAGGCGGCGTCAATTCACTGTACGAACTGGCGCATCAGGTATTGCAAATGAAAGACCTGTCCAGGCCCGAAGAGGGTCTCAAGTTAAACTGGACGCTGGCCAAAGTGGGCACGGTACGCAATATGATTCCCCCCGAAGCGACTGCGCAGGCTGATGCGCGGGCATTGAAGGTGCAGGATTTTGACGCACTGGAAAAAGCCATGCAGGAAAAAATCAAGAACAAGTTATTGCCGGAAAGCAAGGTAGAACTCAAGTTCGAAGTGCGACGCCCGCCGCTTGAAGCCAGCCAGATGAGTCGCAAACTCGCTGCGCACGCACAGGGCATTTATAAGAATGAACTGGAACTGGATATGAGTGTGGCCGACAAAGCAACGGGCGGAGGAACCGATGCGGCGTTTGCTGCCGTCAAAACCCGCGGGGGAGTGGTGGAAGGCTTCGGTCTGAGCGGATTCGGTGCCCACTCGAACAATGCCGAATATGTGCAGATTCCAACCATCGCGCCTCGTTTGTATCTGGCCACCCGTATGATCATGGACATATCCGAAGGAAAAATGACGCCCTGA
- a CDS encoding Rrf2 family transcriptional regulator, giving the protein MRLTQYSDYALRVLIFLGSRDDGLSSIAEIARAYDISQNHLMKVVQHLGQLGYIETLRGRNGGIRLGLPVEQIVIGQLLRHTEGDIDLVDCSSCAIAGPCKLPSMFREATQAFLAVLDKYTLHDLLGQRSELRDLLHLSTAEQPLRRAPGRPFIEIAGSPQPPAPKA; this is encoded by the coding sequence ATGAGACTGACTCAATACTCAGATTACGCACTGCGGGTACTGATTTTTCTGGGCTCGCGAGACGATGGGCTTTCGTCCATCGCCGAAATTGCACGTGCCTACGACATTTCCCAGAATCACCTGATGAAGGTGGTACAGCATTTGGGACAATTGGGCTATATCGAAACGCTGCGCGGTCGCAACGGGGGCATCAGGTTGGGATTGCCCGTAGAGCAAATCGTCATAGGCCAACTGCTGCGTCATACTGAAGGCGATATTGATCTGGTCGATTGCTCGTCCTGTGCCATCGCAGGCCCCTGCAAACTGCCCTCGATGTTCCGTGAAGCAACCCAGGCATTTCTGGCCGTGCTGGATAAATACACATTGCACGACTTGCTGGGACAACGTAGCGAGCTACGCGATTTGCTGCACTTGTCCACAGCGGAACAACCGTTAAGGCGGGCGCCAGGCCGGCCCTTCATTGAAATTGCTGGCAGCCCCCAGCCCCCAGCCCCCAAAGCTTAA
- a CDS encoding type 1 glutamine amidotransferase domain-containing protein, which yields MKILMILTSHATLGATGKPTGFWLEEFAAPYYAFLDSGADITLASPLGGQPPLDPKSDEPDAQTDATRRFKQDPQAQAVLATTQRLAQVKADSFDAVFFPGGHGPLWDLAENGYVMALIKDFYASGKIVSAVCHAPAVFRHVKTAEGQFLVHDRNVTGFSNAEEAAVGLTDVVPFLVEDMLKDHGARYTSGDDWQPHIVVDGRLITGQNPASSVGVADAVIRQLQQNKS from the coding sequence ATGAAGATTTTGATGATCCTCACCTCACACGCCACCCTGGGAGCGACGGGCAAACCAACCGGCTTCTGGCTGGAAGAATTTGCGGCACCTTATTATGCATTCCTCGATAGCGGCGCCGACATCACGCTGGCGTCTCCACTGGGCGGGCAGCCGCCGCTGGATCCAAAAAGCGATGAGCCGGATGCCCAGACCGATGCGACCCGACGCTTCAAACAAGACCCGCAGGCACAGGCCGTGCTGGCAACTACGCAACGTCTGGCCCAAGTGAAGGCAGATTCGTTCGATGCCGTCTTTTTCCCCGGGGGGCATGGGCCTTTATGGGATCTGGCGGAAAACGGCTATGTCATGGCGTTGATCAAAGACTTTTATGCAAGCGGCAAGATCGTGTCGGCGGTCTGTCATGCGCCCGCTGTGTTTCGCCACGTGAAAACAGCAGAAGGTCAGTTTCTGGTTCATGATAGAAACGTGACCGGTTTCAGCAATGCAGAAGAAGCGGCGGTGGGGCTGACCGATGTGGTGCCCTTTCTGGTTGAAGATATGCTCAAAGACCATGGCGCACGCTACACCAGTGGCGATGATTGGCAGCCGCATATTGTTGTCGACGGAAGGCTGATTACAGGACAGAATCCGGCCTCTTCAGTTGGTGTGGCCGATGCGGTAATCCGGCAATTACAGCAGAATAAGTCATAA
- a CDS encoding single-stranded DNA-binding protein: MNRVKQGRRRVALFAFDDVERAMQRYLNEMTVLGDLLADPCLHYFPDGTAVLRITLETRSEQRDEYTNEIVISSEHHDAVLYGIQAEQVAWSMHQGDALWLCGPLRRRHFLDGVTGRSGTVCEIEARQINILRVKQSYLSPLLAFCPDWRPTNGQSNNGLRSQTQVSGRAA, from the coding sequence TTGAACCGAGTTAAACAGGGGCGGCGCAGGGTCGCCCTTTTTGCTTTTGACGATGTGGAGCGCGCGATGCAACGATATCTGAATGAAATGACTGTGCTGGGTGACCTGCTTGCTGATCCGTGCCTGCACTATTTTCCCGATGGTACGGCCGTACTGCGTATCACCCTTGAAACCCGCAGCGAGCAGCGTGACGAATATACAAATGAAATCGTCATAAGCAGCGAACATCATGACGCCGTACTGTATGGAATTCAGGCAGAACAGGTGGCATGGTCCATGCACCAGGGAGACGCGCTGTGGTTATGTGGTCCGCTACGGCGCCGGCATTTTCTGGATGGTGTAACGGGTCGCAGCGGCACGGTCTGCGAGATTGAAGCAAGGCAGATCAACATCTTGCGGGTAAAGCAAAGTTATCTCTCGCCGCTTTTGGCATTCTGCCCTGACTGGCGCCCAACCAACGGCCAGAGCAATAACGGCTTACGCAGCCAAACCCAGGTATCGGGCAGGGCTGCGTAA
- the hmpA gene encoding NO-inducible flavohemoprotein produces the protein MSQPAVTALDPDTIRIVKATVPALQTHGAAITAKMYDRLFKDEHIRNLFNHANQANGQQINALAGAILAYAENIDNLGALLPAVERIAHKHVGFHILPEHYPYVATALLGAIKDVLGQAATDEILQAWGQAYWFLAGILQNRESALRETIEQAPGGWTGWRDFVVSEKIRESSTITSFILRPVDGGPVIRHKPGQYITFRFNAPEQAGIKRNYSISCAPNDQYYRISVKRAQDSQGGSRFMHDHVRVGTTLEITPPAGDFYLPDSPVRPIVLLSGGVGLTPMVSMLETIYQQHPQLHVHYVHSTMNSQTHAMGQHVQTLAHKLAHTKVSTFYSEPQATDLAGENHDVSGMISLDWLTRNTPVQDADYYICGPKEFMRVFVNGLAAKGVPAERIHYEFFGPTDELLAA, from the coding sequence ATGTCTCAACCCGCCGTTACCGCCCTGGATCCCGATACCATCCGCATTGTAAAAGCCACCGTGCCTGCCTTGCAGACGCATGGTGCAGCCATTACTGCAAAAATGTATGACCGGCTTTTCAAGGATGAACATATTCGTAACCTGTTCAATCACGCGAACCAGGCCAATGGCCAACAAATCAATGCGCTGGCGGGGGCCATTTTGGCTTATGCGGAAAATATCGACAATCTGGGTGCATTGCTGCCAGCGGTCGAGCGCATCGCACACAAGCATGTCGGGTTCCACATTCTGCCCGAGCACTATCCCTACGTGGCTACAGCGCTGCTGGGCGCGATCAAGGATGTACTGGGCCAAGCCGCTACAGATGAAATACTTCAGGCCTGGGGCCAGGCCTACTGGTTCCTGGCTGGCATTCTGCAAAACAGGGAAAGCGCGCTGCGCGAGACCATAGAGCAGGCACCTGGCGGCTGGACCGGCTGGCGCGACTTTGTGGTCAGCGAAAAGATTCGTGAAAGCAGCACCATTACCTCATTCATTTTGCGGCCGGTCGACGGCGGGCCGGTTATCCGGCATAAGCCCGGCCAATACATTACTTTTCGCTTTAACGCACCGGAGCAAGCCGGCATCAAGCGCAACTACTCCATTTCCTGCGCTCCCAATGATCAGTACTATCGGATTTCCGTCAAGCGTGCACAAGACAGCCAGGGCGGTTCACGCTTCATGCACGATCACGTCCGGGTCGGTACCACACTTGAAATAACACCACCGGCAGGCGACTTTTATCTGCCTGACAGCCCCGTACGGCCGATTGTATTGCTCTCGGGCGGTGTGGGCCTGACACCCATGGTCAGCATGCTTGAGACCATTTATCAACAACACCCGCAGCTACACGTGCATTACGTGCACAGCACGATGAACAGCCAGACCCATGCCATGGGCCAGCATGTGCAGACGCTGGCCCACAAACTGGCCCATACAAAAGTGTCGACCTTCTATAGCGAGCCGCAGGCTACCGACCTGGCTGGAGAAAATCACGACGTATCGGGCATGATTTCGCTTGACTGGCTGACCCGCAACACTCCGGTACAGGACGCGGATTATTACATTTGCGGCCCTAAGGAGTTCATGCGGGTGTTTGTCAACGGGCTGGCTGCCAAAGGCGTACCCGCGGAGCGCATTCATTACGAATTCTTCGGTCCGACCGACGAACTGCTTGCCGCCTGA
- a CDS encoding methylated-DNA--[protein]-cysteine S-methyltransferase, whose product MTYSYTIMPSPLGELTLVARNNALAAILWENDRPGRVKLSGLQRDNTHPVLQKTQAQLKEYFAGKRDCFELELDMQGTPFQQKVWALLLTIPFGQTRSYRQLAELTGNPAASRAVGAAVGRNPVSIVTPCHRVVGSSGKLTGFAGGLDAKRTLLQLESRAMPAQ is encoded by the coding sequence ATGACCTATTCATACACTATCATGCCCTCTCCTCTGGGGGAGCTCACCCTGGTTGCCAGAAACAATGCCCTGGCCGCCATACTATGGGAGAACGACAGACCGGGTCGTGTAAAGCTGAGCGGTCTGCAACGTGACAATACGCATCCTGTGCTGCAGAAAACGCAAGCACAGCTGAAGGAATATTTTGCAGGCAAGCGTGATTGCTTTGAACTCGAACTGGATATGCAAGGCACGCCATTTCAGCAAAAAGTATGGGCGCTGTTGCTGACCATTCCGTTTGGGCAGACCCGCAGCTATCGGCAGCTTGCCGAATTGACAGGCAACCCTGCGGCCTCCCGTGCCGTTGGCGCGGCGGTCGGGCGCAATCCCGTATCCATAGTCACGCCGTGTCATCGTGTTGTGGGCAGCTCGGGCAAGCTGACCGGGTTTGCAGGCGGCCTGGATGCCAAGCGCACATTGCTGCAACTGGAAAGTCGGGCGATGCCGGCGCAATAG